The following coding sequences are from one Capsicum annuum cultivar UCD-10X-F1 chromosome 3, UCD10Xv1.1, whole genome shotgun sequence window:
- the LOC107865688 gene encoding flavonoid 3'-monooxygenase-like → MNTDASVKTQPGIGGLGGMIRNLEGNWIIGFSRAINHSSLLQDELMAILEGLKLALQRSLTPLVIETDSLLSLKSITHQHTPHANIISECRSLMLQLGAPELRHIYREQNRVADALEKEGAKSASFDEPQILIVPPMYANQELNADRLGTTFPRIVVACSNLVSMTVTITTNSRAILAPSTSEKWQYFGRAYFFGQLEMVLINETIGRDFTFWEDPLMFKPERFWSSDLDIQGQHFELISFSAGRRTCPGYPMTLRMIPVILGSLLNSFNWKLEADIEPKDLDMEEKFGLTLVKAHPL, encoded by the exons ATGAACACTGATGCTTCTGTTAAAACTCAGCCTGGCATTGGAGGACTAGGGGGGATGATCCGAAATTTAGAAGGGAATTGGATAATAGGATTCTCAAGAGCTATCAACCATAGCTCTCTTCTCCAAGATGAACTTATGGCTATCCTTGAGGGTTTAAAGCTTGCGTTACAAAGGAGCCTGACACCCCTTGTTATTGAAACTGATTCTTTGTTGTCCCTAAAGAGCATTACACACCAACACacaccacatgctaacataatctCCGAGTGCAGGTCACTGATGCTACAGCTAGGGGCTCCGGAGCTTAGGCACATCTACAGGGAGCAAAACAGAGTTGCAGATGCTTTAGAAAAGGAAGGGGCAAAGAGTGCAAGTTTTGACGAGCCACAAATTTTGATAGTTCCTCCTATGTATGCAAACCAAGAGTTGAATGCAGACAGACTAGGAACTACTTTCCCTAGGATAGTGGTGGCATGTAGTAATTTAGTTTCTATGACCGTAACTATTACTACAAACTCAAGGGCCATCTTAGCCCCTTCTACCTCT GAAAAGTGGCAATATTTTGGACGTGCCTACTTTTTTGGACAACTGGAGATG GTTCTAATCAATGAGACAATTGGTcgagattttactttctgggaAGATCCTTTAATGTTTAAACCTGAGAGGTTTTGGAGTTCGGATTTGGACATTCAAGGACAACATTTTGAGTTGATTTCATTCAGTGCTGGTCGAAGAACGTGCCCTGGTTATCCAATGACATTGAGAATGATTCCAGTAATATTGGGCTCACTCTTAAATTCCTTCAATTGGAAGCTTGAGGCAGACATCGAACCCAAAGATTTAGACATGGAGGAAAAGTTTGGTCTCACCTTAGTCAAAGCCCATCCTTTGTGA
- the LOC107864469 gene encoding geraniol 8-hydroxylase isoform X2, with the protein MDYYTLVFGSIIALSFLYTLAKLSSRVTKKLPPGPSPWPIIGNIHLLGAKPHVSLANLAKTYGPIMSLKLGQVTTVVISSSTMAKQVLKYQDQDFTSRFAPDAVQVHNYCKYSVGWLPVCPQWRKLRRILNTNMFSTNSLDANQHLRSRKVKELIAYCARCSKEGEALDVGQVTFKTNLNMLSNTLFSKDLADPFSDSKVELKDVIWGIMAEIGKPNLADFFPMLKMIDLQGIRRRTTNQVGKLFKLFDDLINERLEEKRRGSNEKGDVLEAFLNISEESPEEINHNNIKSVFLDLFTAAADTTTNTVEWAMAEILKQPEIMKKAQVELAETIGKGKLIEEADVSQLTYLQCIIKETLRMHPPTPLVPRGVTQDVELCDYVIPEGSQVLINVWAIGRDFTFWEDALMFKPERFWSSDLDMQGKHFELIPFSAGRRMCPGYPMTLRMIPVIVGSLLNSFNWKLEADIDEPKDLDMEEKFGLTLVKAHPLRAIPSTF; encoded by the exons ATGGATTACTATACACTTGTGTTTGGATCAATTATTGCTTTGAGTTTTCTGTATACTCTAGCAAAATTGTCCAGTAGAGTCACCAAAAAGCTTCCACCAGGTCCATCACCATGGCCAATTATTGGAAATATTCACTTGTTAGGTGCAAAACCCCATGTATCACTTGCCAATCTTGCAAAAACCTATGGTCCAATTATGAGTTTAAAATTAGGACAAGTAACAACAGTGGTCATTTCTTCATCAACCATGGCAAAACAAGTCCTTAAGTATCAAGATCAAGACTTTACCAGTAGATTTGCCCCTGATGCCGTTCAAGTACACAACTATTGCAAATACTCTGTGGGATGGCTTCCTGTTTGTCCTCAATGGCGAAAGCTTCGGAGAATCTTGAACACAAATATGTTCTCCACAAATAGTCTCGATGCAAATCAACATCTAAGATCTCGAAAGGTGAAAGAATTGATTGCTTATTGTGCGAGATGTAGCAAAGAAGGGGAAGCTTTGGATGTAGGTCAAGTTACTTTCAAGACGAATCTCAACATGCTGTCAAACACCCTTTTCTCCAAGGACTTGGCTGATCCTTTCTCGGATTCAAAGGTAGAGTTGAAGGACGTTATCTGGGGAATCATGGCTGAGATAGGGAAGCCTAACCTAGCAGATTTTTTTCCCATGCTCAAAATGATTGATCTTCAAGGAATAAGGCGTCGCACAACCAATCAAGTTGGCAAACTGTTTAAACTTTTTGATGATTTGATCAACGAGCGATTGGAGGAAAAGAGAAGGGGGTCCAATGAAAAGGGCGATGTTCTTGAAGCATTTCTCAATATTAGTGAAGAAAGTCCGGAAGAGATTAATCATAATAACATCAAGTCTGTGTTCCTG GATTTATTTACTGCGGCTGCTGATACAACTACAAATACAGTGGAATGGGCGATGGCAGAAATACTTAAACAACCAGAGATTATGAAGAAAGCTCAAGTTGAACTTGCAGAAACCATtggaaaaggaaaattaattGAAGAAGCTGATGTTTCTCAACTCACTTACTTGCAATGCATCATTAAAGAAACCTTACGAATGCATCCACCTACTCCGTTAGTCCCACGTGGAGTGACACAAGATGTTGAATTGTGTGATTACGTCATTCCGGAGGGCTCACAG GTTCTAATCAACGTATGGGCAATTGGTCgagattttactttttgggaGGATGCTTTAATGTTTAAACCTGAGAGGTTTTGGAGTTCGGACTTGGACATGCAAGGAAAACATTTTGAGTTGATTCCATTTAGTGCTGGTCGAAGAATGTGCCCTGGTTATCCAATGACATTGAGAATGATTCCAGTAATAGTGGGCTCACTCTTAAATTCCTTCAATTGGAAGCTTGAAGCAGACATTGATGAACCCAAAGATTTAGACATGGAGGAAAAGTTCGGTCTCACTTTAGTCAAAGCTCATCCTTTGCGAGCTATTCCATCTACGTTTTGA
- the LOC107864469 gene encoding geraniol 8-hydroxylase isoform X1 gives MDYYTLVFGSIIALSFLYTLAKLSSRVTKKLPPGPSPWPIIGNIHLLGAKPHVSLANLAKTYGPIMSLKLGQVTTVVISSSTMAKQVLKYQDQDFTSRFAPDAVQVHNYCKYSVGWLPVCPQWRKLRRILNTNMFSTNSLDANQHLRSRKVKELIAYCARCSKEGEALDVGQVTFKTNLNMLSNTLFSKDLADPFSDSKVELKDVIWGIMAEIGKPNLADFFPMLKMIDLQGIRRRTTNQVGKLFKLFDDLINERLEEKRRGSNEKGDVLEAFLNISEESPEEINHNNIKSVFLVSPSLTGQGLIFHGSELYLRVYRWPIDYYMHKDLFTAAADTTTNTVEWAMAEILKQPEIMKKAQVELAETIGKGKLIEEADVSQLTYLQCIIKETLRMHPPTPLVPRGVTQDVELCDYVIPEGSQVLINVWAIGRDFTFWEDALMFKPERFWSSDLDMQGKHFELIPFSAGRRMCPGYPMTLRMIPVIVGSLLNSFNWKLEADIDEPKDLDMEEKFGLTLVKAHPLRAIPSTF, from the exons ATGGATTACTATACACTTGTGTTTGGATCAATTATTGCTTTGAGTTTTCTGTATACTCTAGCAAAATTGTCCAGTAGAGTCACCAAAAAGCTTCCACCAGGTCCATCACCATGGCCAATTATTGGAAATATTCACTTGTTAGGTGCAAAACCCCATGTATCACTTGCCAATCTTGCAAAAACCTATGGTCCAATTATGAGTTTAAAATTAGGACAAGTAACAACAGTGGTCATTTCTTCATCAACCATGGCAAAACAAGTCCTTAAGTATCAAGATCAAGACTTTACCAGTAGATTTGCCCCTGATGCCGTTCAAGTACACAACTATTGCAAATACTCTGTGGGATGGCTTCCTGTTTGTCCTCAATGGCGAAAGCTTCGGAGAATCTTGAACACAAATATGTTCTCCACAAATAGTCTCGATGCAAATCAACATCTAAGATCTCGAAAGGTGAAAGAATTGATTGCTTATTGTGCGAGATGTAGCAAAGAAGGGGAAGCTTTGGATGTAGGTCAAGTTACTTTCAAGACGAATCTCAACATGCTGTCAAACACCCTTTTCTCCAAGGACTTGGCTGATCCTTTCTCGGATTCAAAGGTAGAGTTGAAGGACGTTATCTGGGGAATCATGGCTGAGATAGGGAAGCCTAACCTAGCAGATTTTTTTCCCATGCTCAAAATGATTGATCTTCAAGGAATAAGGCGTCGCACAACCAATCAAGTTGGCAAACTGTTTAAACTTTTTGATGATTTGATCAACGAGCGATTGGAGGAAAAGAGAAGGGGGTCCAATGAAAAGGGCGATGTTCTTGAAGCATTTCTCAATATTAGTGAAGAAAGTCCGGAAGAGATTAATCATAATAACATCAAGTCTGTGTTCCTG gTATCCCCCAGTCTGACAGGTCAAGGACTAATCTTTCATGGATCTGAGCTCTATTTAAGGGTTTACCGCTGGCCAATTGATTATTACATGCACAAG GATTTATTTACTGCGGCTGCTGATACAACTACAAATACAGTGGAATGGGCGATGGCAGAAATACTTAAACAACCAGAGATTATGAAGAAAGCTCAAGTTGAACTTGCAGAAACCATtggaaaaggaaaattaattGAAGAAGCTGATGTTTCTCAACTCACTTACTTGCAATGCATCATTAAAGAAACCTTACGAATGCATCCACCTACTCCGTTAGTCCCACGTGGAGTGACACAAGATGTTGAATTGTGTGATTACGTCATTCCGGAGGGCTCACAG GTTCTAATCAACGTATGGGCAATTGGTCgagattttactttttgggaGGATGCTTTAATGTTTAAACCTGAGAGGTTTTGGAGTTCGGACTTGGACATGCAAGGAAAACATTTTGAGTTGATTCCATTTAGTGCTGGTCGAAGAATGTGCCCTGGTTATCCAATGACATTGAGAATGATTCCAGTAATAGTGGGCTCACTCTTAAATTCCTTCAATTGGAAGCTTGAAGCAGACATTGATGAACCCAAAGATTTAGACATGGAGGAAAAGTTCGGTCTCACTTTAGTCAAAGCTCATCCTTTGCGAGCTATTCCATCTACGTTTTGA
- the LOC107866551 gene encoding geraniol 8-hydroxylase-like — MDYYTLVFGSIFALSFLYTLAKLSSRGTKKLPPGPSPWPIIGNIHLLGAKPHVSLANLAKTYGPIMSLKLGQLTTVVISSSSMAEQVLKYQDQDFSGRFVPNAVQVHNYCEFSVGWIPVCPEWRKLRRIMNTNIFSCNRLDANQHLRSQKVKELIAYCAKCSQEGKVVDIGEVAFKINLNLLSNTLFSKDLADPFSDSKVELKDVICEIMVEVGKPNLADFFPILRKIDLQGIRRRTTIHFGKLFKIFDDLINERLEERKMGLSETSDVLETFLDITEKDPEEMEHNHIKIMFTDLFFGATDSTTSTLEWAMAEILKQPEVMKKAQAELKEIIGKGKPIEEVDTSRLPYLQCVIKETLRMHPPLPFLVPHGVDQNVKLCDYIIPKDSQVLVNVWAIGRDITFWEDPLIFKPERFWSSDMNVRGQDFDLIPFSAGRRICPALPLALRTLPVILGSLLNSFNWKLEANIGPKDLDMEEKFGFTLAKAHPLRAIPSPL; from the exons ATGGATTACTATACACTTGTGTTTGGATCAATTTTTGCTTTGAGTTTTCTGTATACTCTAGCAAAATTGTCCAGTAGAGGCACCAAAAAGCTTCCACCAGGTCCATCACCATGGCCAATTATTGGAAATATTCACTTGTTAGGTGCAAAACCCCATGTATCACTAGCCAATCTTGCAAAAACTTATGGTCCAATCATGAGTTTAAAATTGGGCCAGTTAACAACAGTGGTCATTTCTTCATCATCCATGGCAGAGCAAGTCCTTAAGTATCAAGATCAAGATTTTTCTGGTAGATTTGTCCCTAATGCTGTTCAAGTACACAACTATTGTGAATTCTCAGTTGGATGGATTCCTGTTTGTCCTGAATGGAGAAAACTTAGGAGAATCATGAATACAAATATCTTCTCTTGCAATAGGCTTGATGCAAATCAACATCTGAGATCTCAAAAGGTGAAAGAATTGATTGCTTATTGCGCAAAATGTAGCCAAGAGGGTAAAGTTGTTGATATAGGTGAAGTTGCTTTCAAGATTAATCTCAACTTGTTGTCAAACACCCTTTTCTCCAAGGACTTGGCTGATCCTTTTTCAGATTCAAAGGTAGAGTTGAAGGACGTTATCTGTGAAATCATGGTTGAGGTAGGGAAGCCCAACCTAGCGGATTTTTTTCCCATACTTAGAAAGATTGATCTTCAAGGAATAAGGCGTCGCACAACCATTCATTTTGGTAAattgtttaaaatttttgatgatttaatcaACGAGCGGCTAGAGGAAAGAAAAATGGGATTGAGTGAAACAAGTGACGTTCTCGAAACATTTCTCGATATTACTGAAAAAGACCCTGAAGAGATGGAACATAATCACATCAAGATCATGTTCACG GACTTATTTTTCGGAGCTACAGATTCAACTACAAGCACATTGGAATGGGCAATGGCAGAAATCCTTAAACAGCCTGAGGTTATGAAGAAAGCTCAAGCCGAACTTAAAGAAATCATTGGTAAAGGGAAACCGATTGAAGAAGTTGATACTTCTCGACTTCCTTACTTACAATGCGTTATCAAAGAAACCTTAAGAATGCACCCACCACTTCCATTCTTAGTTCCACACGGAGTCGATCAAAATGTTAAATTGTGTGATTACATCATTCCGAAGGATTCACAG GTTCTAGTCAATGTATGGGCGATTGGTCGAGATATTACTTTTTGGGAGGATCCTTTAATCTTTAAACCTGAAAGGTTTTGGAGTTCGGATATGAACGTACGAGGACAAGATTTTGATTTGATTCCGTTTAGTGCTGGTCGAAGAATATGTCCTGCCTTGCCATTGGCATTGAGAACACTTCCAGTGATATTGGGCTCACTCTTAAATTCCTTCAATTGGAAGCTCGAGGCTAATATTGGACCAAAAGATTTAGACATGGAGGAGAAGTTTGGTTTCACCTTAGCCAAAGCCCATCCTTTGCGAGCTATCCCATCTCCGCTTTGA
- the LOC107864470 gene encoding geraniol 8-hydroxylase, with translation MDYYTLVFGSILALGLLYILAKLSSRGTKRFPPGPSPWPVIGNIHLLGAKPHVSMANLAKIYGPIMSLKLGQMTTVVISSSSMAKQVLKYQDQDFSGRFVPGAVRAHKYSKFSMVWSPVCPQWRMLRKIMNTNIITSNRLDANQHLRSQKVKELIAYCAKCSQEGEAVDVGQAAFKANLNLVSNTLFSKDLADPFSDSKVELKEVIWRFLAEIGKPNLVDFYPILEKIDLQGIGRRTTIHIDKLFKIFDGLINERLEEKRKGSTEKSDVLETFLNSSEENPKEIDHNHIKSVFLDLFVGATDTTTSTVEWAMAEMLKQPEIMKKAQAELAEIIEKGKSIEEANASRLLYLQCIIKETFRMHPPAPLVPRSVQQDIELCDYIIPKGSQVLVNVWAISRDITFWDDPFVFKPERFWSSDMDVRGQDFDLIPFSAGRRICPGYPLALRMIPVILGSLLNSFNWKLEADIEPKDLDMEEKFGLTLAKAHPLRAIPSPL, from the exons atggaTTACTATACACTTGTGTTTGGATCAATTTTAGCATTGGGTTTACTCTATATTCTAGCAAAATTGTCCAGTAGAGGCACCAAAAGATTTCCACCAGGTCCATCACCATGGCCAGTTATTGGAAATATTCACTTATTAGGTGCAAAACCCCATGTATCAATGGCCAATCTTGCAAAAATCTATGGTCCAATTATGAGTCTAAAATTAGGACAAATGACAACAGTGGTCATTTCTTCATCATCCATGGCAAAACAAGTCCTTAAGTATCAAGATCAAGACTTTTCGGGTAGATTTGTCCCGGGTGCCGTTCGAGCACACAAATATTCGAAATTTTCTATGGTATGGTCTCCAGTTTGTCCTCAATGGCGAATGCTTCGGAAAATCATGAACACAAACATCATCACTTCAAATAGGCTTGATGCAAATCAACATCTGAGATCTCAAAAGGTGAAAGAATTGATTGCTTATTGTGCAAAATGTAGCCAAGAAGGTGAAGCTGTAGATGTAGGTCAAGCTGCTTTCAAGGCTAATCTCAACTTGGTGTCCAACACCCTTTTCTCCAAGGACTTGGCTGATCCTTTCTCGGATTCGAAGGTTGAGTTGAAGGAGGTTATCTGGCGTTTTCTGGCTGAGATAGGAAAGCCTAATCTAGTGGATTTTTACCCCATACTTGAAAAGATTGATCTTCAAGGTATAGGGCGTCGCACAACCATTCATATTgacaaattatttaaaatttttgatggtTTGATCAACGAACGATTGGAGGAAAAGAGAAAGGGATCCACTGAAAAGAGTGATGTTTTGGAAACATTTCTCAATAGTAGTGAAGAAAATCCGAAAGAGATTGATCATAATCACATCAAGTCCGTGTTCCTG GACTTATTTGTTGGGGCTACGGATACAACTACAAGCACAGTGGAATGGGCAATGGCAGAAATGCTTAAACAACCTGAGATTATGAAGAAAGCTCAAGCAGAACTTGCAGAAATCATTGAAAAAGGAAAATCAATTGAAGAAGCCAATGCTTCTCGACTCCTTTACTTGCAATGCATCATCAAAGAAACCTTTAGAATGCATCCACCAGCTCCATTAGTCCCACGCAGTGTGCAGCAAG ATATTGAATTGTGTGATTATATTATCCCGAAGGGCTCACAG GTTCTAGTCAATGTGTGGGCGATTAGTCGAGATATTACTTTTTGGGATGATCCTTTCGTCTTTAAACCCGAGAGGTTTTGGAGTTCGGATATGGACGTACGAGGACAAGATTTTGATTTGATTCCATTCAGTGCTGGTCGAAGAATATGCCCAGGCTATCCACTGGCGTTGAGAATGATTCCAGTAATATTGGGCTCGCTCTTAAATTCCTTCAATTGGAAGCTCGAGGCCGACATTGAACCAAAAGATTTAGACATGGAGGAAAAGTTTGGTCTCACCTTAGCCAAAGCTCATCCTTTGCGAGCTATTCCATCTCCGCTTTGA
- the LOC107864471 gene encoding sesquiterpene synthase 14b-like (The sequence of the model RefSeq protein was modified relative to this genomic sequence to represent the inferred CDS: added 123 bases not found in genome assembly) has translation MSKLKISGAMIDSSISTKRPLANFHPTVWGNYFLSYTPQLTEISTQEKLELEELKEKVRKMLVETPDNSTQKLVLIDAIQRLGVAYHFKNEIKTSIQNIFDESEESNKDDDLYVVALRFRLVRQQRHYMSSDVFEKFTNHDGKFKETLTKDVQGLLSLYEAAQLRVHGEEILEEALSFTITHLESMIPILSNLLKDQVREALSESIHTNLPRMTARKYICIYENINSHNKLLLRFAKLDFNIVQKVHQKELGELTRWWKDLDFSEKFSYARDRLVECHFYSVGVYFEPKYSRARELLTKVLTIYTIIDDTYDAYATYDELVPFTDAIDRSGCDISAMDSVPHSLRHTYQALVDINTQIEERLTKEGTLDHLYYVKYEMKKLARAFFKEAQWLNAGHIPKCEEYMKNANVTTTCMMVATTSLSFMEEPIAKETFEWLINEPLILRASSAINRLKGDIIGHDLEQQRKHIASFIECYMKEYGASRQEANAEVEKNLTNAWKDMNTEFLHSTHEIPMFVLELVINIARSAYIFKENDFATAQREFKDKITLLFVDPVNV, from the exons GAAATTAGTACCCAAgaaaagcttgaacttgaagagttgaaagaaaaagtgAGGAAAATGCTAGTTGAAACACCAGATAATAGTACACAAAAACTTGTCTTGATCGACGCAATCCAGCGATTGGGAGTGGCATATCATTTCAAAAATGAGATCAAGACGTCCATTCAGAACATTTTTGATGAGTCCGAAGAGAGTAACAAAGATGATGATCTTTACGTTGTTGCTCTTCGTTTTCGACTAGTGAGACAACAAAGACATTACATGTCTTCTG ATGTGTTCGAAAAATTCACCAATCATGATGGAAAGTTCAAGGAAACTCTTACTAAAGATGTTCAAGGATTATTAAGTTTATATGAAGCAGCACAACTACGAGTACACGGGGAAGAGATTCTTGAAGAAGCTCTATCGTTTACTATCACTCATCTCGAGTCCATGATCCCTATATTGAGCAACTTACTCAAGGACCAAGTTCGCGAAGCCTTAAGCGAGTCCATTCATACAAATCTTCCAAGGATGACAGCaagaaaatacatatgtatttatgagaacATTAATTCTCATAATAAGTTGCTTTTGAGATTTGCAAAATTGGATTTTAACATTGTGCAAAAGGTGCACCAAAAAGAGCTTGGGGAGCTTACAAG GTGGTGGAAAGATCTGGATTTTTCTGAGAAATTTTCATATGCAAGAGATAGATTGGTGGAGTGTCACTTTTATAGCGTAGGAGTATACTTTGAGCCTAAATATAGTCGTGCAAGAGAATTGTTGACAAAAGTACTCACCATATACACTATTATCGATGACACCTATGATGCTTATGCAACTTATGACGAACTTGTGCCTTTCACTGATGCAATTGATAGGTCAGG ATGCGACATTAGTGCCATGGATTCAGTACCCCATAGTTTGAGACATACTTATCAAGCCCTCGTAGACATTAATACTCAAATTGAAGAAAGATTGACCAAAGAAGGTACATTGGACCATCTCTACTATGTAAAATATGAG ATGAAAAAGTTGGCTAGAGCTTTTTTCAAGGAAGCACAATGGTTAAATGCTGGCCATATTCCTAAATGTGAGGAGTATATGAAGAATGCAAATGTAACTACTACATGTATGATGGTTGCAACAACTTCCTTGAGTTTTATGGAGGAACCTATAGCCAAAGAGACTTTTGAATGGTTGATAAATGAGCCTTTGATTCTTCGAGCTTCATCAGCAATCAACAGATTAAAGGGCGATATTATTGGACATGAT CTCGAACAACAAAGAAAGCATATAGCTTCATTCATCGAATGCTACATGAAAGAATATGGAGCTTCAAGGCAAGAGGCAAATGCAGAGGTCGAGAAGAACCTCACTAATGCGTGGAAGGACATGAACACGGAATTTCTCCATTCTACTCATGAAATACCaatgtttgtcctcgaactagtCATAAATATTGCGCGCTCGgcatatattttcaaagaaaatgatTTTGCAACTGCCCaaagggaatttaaagacaagaTTACCTTGTTGTTTGTTGACCCTGTCAATGTTTGA